Proteins encoded by one window of Flagellimonas lutaonensis:
- a CDS encoding OmpA/MotB family protein, with product MKKLFLGTLGIALLLSSCVSQKKYAELEAKHKETQDLLNSATVKLNTCLEEKATAESRLQTLEDQNAFLKANNQELINNMGNLTTLTAKGAENLEKSLESLREKDLTIRKLQDAITRRDSVNLALVQSLKGVLGNLDDEDIEISVEKGVVFVSISDKLLFRSGSYNVTPAAKEVLGKVAKVVNNKPDFEFMVEGHTDNVPIRTQCLEDNWDLSVKRATSIVRILQNDFGVDPKRMTAAGRGEHVPLLDNTTADNRAKNRRTRIVVLPKLDQFYSMIEEGMKDPAIGGGGK from the coding sequence ATGAAAAAATTGTTTTTAGGAACACTCGGAATCGCACTATTGCTTTCTTCGTGCGTTTCACAAAAGAAGTATGCCGAACTTGAGGCCAAGCACAAAGAAACGCAAGACCTGCTAAATTCGGCCACTGTAAAATTGAACACCTGCCTAGAAGAAAAAGCAACCGCAGAATCACGTTTACAGACACTTGAAGACCAAAATGCCTTCTTAAAGGCCAACAACCAAGAGTTGATCAACAACATGGGCAACTTGACAACGTTAACGGCCAAAGGTGCCGAGAACTTGGAAAAATCGTTGGAAAGTCTTCGTGAAAAAGACTTGACCATCAGAAAATTGCAAGACGCCATTACCCGTAGAGACTCTGTGAACTTGGCACTTGTTCAAAGCTTGAAGGGAGTGCTGGGCAATTTAGACGATGAAGACATCGAAATAAGCGTAGAAAAAGGTGTCGTGTTCGTTTCCATTTCAGATAAACTGTTGTTTAGAAGCGGTAGTTACAACGTAACCCCTGCTGCCAAAGAGGTATTGGGCAAAGTGGCCAAAGTGGTCAACAACAAGCCAGATTTTGAGTTTATGGTTGAAGGCCATACTGATAATGTTCCAATTAGAACCCAATGCCTAGAAGACAACTGGGATTTGAGTGTGAAGCGTGCCACTTCAATTGTACGAATTCTTCAAAACGACTTTGGTGTAGATCCAAAGAGAATGACTGCTGCCGGTAGAGGTGAACACGTACCATTGTTGGATAACACAACAGCTGACAACAGGGCCAAGAACAGAAGAACCCGTATCGTGGTGCTTCCAAAATTGGATCAGTTCTATAGCATGATCGAGGAAGGAATGAAAGACCCTGCCATTGGCGGAGGTGGAAAATAA
- a CDS encoding L-threonylcarbamoyladenylate synthase, whose amino-acid sequence MAEFIKIYEENPNPKEIKRVVEVLRRGGLVIYPTDTVYGLGCDITNSKALERIARIKGVKLAKANWSFICADLSNLSDYVRQIDNATFKLLKRALPGPYTFILPGNNNLPKDFKKKKTVGIRVPDNNIARTLVEQLGNPIVSTSIRDEDDVIEYTTDPELIYEKWQNLVDVVIDGGYGDNVASTVIDLSEGEPTVLREGKGSLDIL is encoded by the coding sequence ATGGCCGAGTTCATCAAAATATATGAAGAGAATCCCAATCCCAAAGAAATCAAGCGGGTAGTGGAGGTACTCCGCAGGGGAGGGCTGGTCATTTACCCAACAGATACCGTGTATGGTCTGGGCTGTGATATTACCAATTCAAAAGCCTTGGAAAGAATTGCACGTATCAAAGGGGTAAAATTGGCCAAGGCCAATTGGTCGTTCATTTGTGCAGACCTGAGCAATCTATCCGACTATGTCAGACAAATCGACAATGCAACCTTTAAACTGTTAAAAAGGGCATTGCCAGGGCCGTACACCTTTATACTTCCGGGTAACAACAACCTTCCGAAAGATTTTAAAAAGAAAAAGACTGTAGGTATTCGGGTGCCCGACAACAATATTGCCAGAACCTTGGTCGAGCAGCTGGGCAATCCGATCGTGTCGACCTCGATACGGGATGAAGACGATGTAATCGAGTACACCACCGATCCAGAACTAATCTACGAGAAGTGGCAAAATTTGGTCGATGTGGTCATTGACGGGGGCTATGGCGACAATGTGGCCTCAACGGTCATTGACCTATCGGAAGGAGAACCCACTGTGCTTAGGGAAGGGAAAGGCAGTTTGGACATTCTATAA
- a CDS encoding ATP-dependent helicase, which yields MNYLNELNDAQKAPVLHKDGALMVIAGAGSGKTRVLTYRIAYLMQQGVDPFNILALTFTNKAAREMKKRIAYIVGESEAKYLWMGTFHSIFARLLRYDGDKLGFPSNFTIYDTQDSQRLIASIIKEMGLDKDIYKYKQIQNRISSYKNSLITVKAYFQNPELMEADAMAKRPRLGEIYQNYVERCFKAGAMDFDDLLLRTNELLTRFPEVLMKYQERFKYILVDEYQDTNHSQYLIVRALADRYQNICVVGDDAQSIYSFRGANISNILNFQRDYDDVAVYRLEQNYRSTKNIVNAANSIIAKNKNQLEKVVWTANDEGNKIKIHRSPTDAEEGRYVASSIFENKMQHQLKNGDFAVLYRTNSQSRAIEDALRKRDIPYRIYGGLSFYQRKEIKDVLAYLRLIINPKDEEALKRVINFPARGIGQTTIDKLVVAANHYGRSIFEVMENLDKLDLNINSGTKNKLRNFVTMIKSFQIMNEQTDAFTLAEHVAKKSGLLMEFKKDGTPEGIGRMENIEELLNGIKDFVEGQKELAEAKGDLTEFLEDVALATDLDKDIGDDDRVALMTIHLAKGLEFPYVYIVGMEEDLFPSAMSMNTRSELEEERRLFYVALTRAEKQAHLTYTQNRYRWGKLIDAEPSRFLEEIEEQYVENLTPINDGYRYKSMINADIFGEVDKGKLRQVKPKNGTPPKVVGPNENQLRRLRKIKPELSTPTKSDVVIDPNLAEGALVNHTRFGKGKVLKIEGVGNDKKAEIQFEKGDVKKLLLRFAKLEVLS from the coding sequence ATGAACTATCTGAACGAACTGAACGATGCACAAAAGGCACCTGTGTTGCACAAAGACGGGGCCTTGATGGTGATTGCCGGTGCGGGATCGGGAAAGACACGGGTATTGACCTATCGCATTGCCTATTTGATGCAACAAGGCGTTGACCCCTTCAATATTTTGGCATTGACCTTTACCAACAAAGCGGCACGCGAAATGAAAAAGCGAATTGCCTACATTGTGGGCGAATCGGAGGCCAAATATCTTTGGATGGGCACCTTTCACTCTATTTTTGCCCGTCTTCTCCGGTATGATGGCGATAAACTTGGTTTTCCGAGCAATTTCACTATTTACGACACGCAGGACTCACAGCGGCTCATTGCATCCATCATCAAGGAAATGGGCTTGGACAAGGACATATACAAGTACAAGCAGATACAGAACCGCATCTCGTCTTACAAAAACAGTCTGATAACGGTCAAGGCCTATTTTCAGAATCCTGAATTGATGGAGGCCGATGCCATGGCCAAGCGCCCACGATTGGGCGAAATTTACCAAAACTATGTGGAGCGTTGCTTTAAGGCTGGGGCCATGGACTTTGACGATCTGTTGCTGCGCACCAATGAACTGCTGACCCGTTTTCCAGAGGTTTTAATGAAGTACCAAGAACGGTTCAAATACATCTTGGTAGACGAGTACCAAGACACCAACCACTCGCAATATCTCATTGTGCGGGCCCTGGCCGACCGCTACCAGAACATTTGCGTGGTGGGCGATGATGCCCAGAGTATCTATTCGTTCAGAGGTGCCAACATCAGCAACATCCTCAACTTTCAACGTGATTATGACGATGTGGCCGTCTACCGTTTAGAGCAGAATTACCGCTCTACCAAAAATATTGTAAATGCCGCCAACTCCATTATCGCCAAAAACAAGAACCAATTGGAGAAAGTAGTCTGGACGGCCAATGACGAGGGCAACAAAATAAAGATACACCGAAGCCCCACAGATGCAGAAGAGGGGCGCTATGTGGCAAGCTCCATTTTTGAGAATAAAATGCAGCACCAACTCAAGAATGGTGATTTTGCGGTGCTCTACAGAACCAACTCTCAGTCGAGGGCCATCGAAGATGCGCTTCGCAAGCGTGATATTCCCTATCGTATTTACGGGGGACTTTCCTTTTACCAACGCAAGGAAATCAAAGATGTGCTCGCCTACCTTCGCCTGATCATCAATCCTAAAGACGAAGAGGCCCTGAAAAGGGTCATCAATTTCCCGGCAAGGGGTATCGGGCAAACTACCATTGATAAATTGGTGGTGGCGGCCAACCATTATGGCCGTTCGATATTTGAGGTGATGGAGAATTTAGACAAGCTCGACTTGAACATTAATTCAGGCACCAAGAACAAGCTTCGGAATTTTGTGACCATGATCAAAAGCTTTCAGATCATGAACGAACAGACCGATGCCTTTACACTTGCTGAACATGTGGCCAAAAAGTCGGGTCTTTTGATGGAGTTCAAAAAAGATGGCACGCCCGAAGGCATAGGCCGAATGGAGAATATCGAAGAGTTGCTCAATGGTATCAAAGACTTTGTGGAGGGCCAAAAAGAGCTGGCCGAGGCCAAAGGCGACCTGACAGAGTTCTTGGAAGATGTGGCGCTGGCCACCGATCTAGACAAGGATATCGGCGATGATGACCGCGTTGCGCTCATGACCATACATTTGGCCAAGGGATTGGAGTTTCCGTATGTGTATATCGTGGGAATGGAAGAAGATCTGTTTCCCTCGGCCATGAGCATGAACACGCGAAGTGAGCTCGAAGAAGAACGGAGGCTATTCTACGTAGCCTTGACCCGTGCCGAAAAACAAGCCCATCTGACCTATACCCAGAACCGTTATCGTTGGGGCAAGCTGATCGATGCCGAACCCAGTCGTTTTTTGGAAGAAATCGAAGAACAGTATGTTGAAAACCTCACTCCGATAAATGATGGATACCGTTACAAATCGATGATCAACGCCGATATTTTTGGTGAGGTCGATAAGGGCAAGTTGCGGCAGGTAAAACCTAAGAACGGAACCCCTCCAAAAGTGGTCGGACCAAATGAAAATCAGTTGAGAAGGCTAAGGAAAATAAAGCCCGAATTGTCGACACCCACAAAAAGCGATGTTGTAATCGACCCCAACCTCGCCGAAGGGGCCCTGGTGAACCACACCCGTTTTGGCAAGGGAAAAGTCCTGAAAATTGAGGGAGTGGGCAATGACAAAAAGGCCGAGATCCAGTTTGAAAAAGGCGATGTAAAAAAACTGCTTTTGCGCTTTGCCAAACTCGAGGTATTGTCATAA